The Salvelinus namaycush isolate Seneca unplaced genomic scaffold, SaNama_1.0 Scaffold4, whole genome shotgun sequence DNA window TTTCTTCAGTTTGCTGCCTCGTGGATATGATTCAGGTCTCCGTGGAAACATCAGTGTAAATTCACCTTTGATTTTTACTCCTCACTTTCCCTTTcccatagggttttactgccccctgctggagactggagcacactgcagtccctttcaggtccatagggttttactgccccctactggagactggagcacactgcagtccctttcaaggccatagggttttactgccccctgctggagactggagcacactgcagtccctttcaggtccatagggttttactgccccctgctggagactggagcacactgcagtccctttcaggtccatagggttttacttccccctgctggagactggagcacactgcagtccctttcaggtccatagggttttactgccccctgctggaaactggagcacactgcagtccctggcTTTCTTTGTGCAGCCGGATGATGAGGCCCtcatcaatacaggtactgtatgtagaaccatagtaaagaccagtattgactatcaatacaggtactgtatgtagaacacTAATTTAAACCTGGTCAGAAGCaccgtagtgcactacgtagggattAGGGAACCATTTGGAACAGAGACAGTAATTCCCCTgaacatcttcctcttcctcatctggtTTCTTGAACAGCCCTtcactcctcccctcttcctcccctcctcccttttcattctattctatcagccacaccactagctcacctccactgagcagtatgggaggatgaaagatgacacatttagggccggtttcctggacatctacattgaacatactttttagtccaggactaggattaatctgtgtctgggaaaccagtccatatagtttagtagaaAGTAAGTGATACCAGCTTGTAGTGGGCTGACTAGTCCTGAATTGTCCTTTAGTTCCTGGACCATTTTCCATGCAGCTCCAGGTGACAGAGAACACATCAATTAGGACCAACAAGCTGATCAATGATACTGAGGagaattacatagagacagagaaccaaCTGAGAAAACATATCAATGGTTCTGAATGACAACCAATATACATCAACACCAGACATCATGATTCATGGAAATGTACAAGATTAAAACATTGCAATTACAAAAATATGAAAACATTGAATTTTAATTCATAACATCTTCTGAAGATCAAATCAGTTAAATCATTGTAGATAAAACAGAGCAGAATGAATCATCACATCTGgggaccatcaccaccagcatgactagtatctatgtggaccctactacagtttaaccagctcagctatagactacaccagcatgactagtatctatgtggaccctactacagtttaaccagctcagctatagactacaccagcatgactagtatctatgtggaccctactacagtttaaccagctcagctatagactacaccagcatgactagtatctatgtggaccctactacagtttaaccagctcagctatagactacaccagcatgactagtatctatgtggaccctactacagtttaaccagctcagctatagactacaccagcatgactagtatctatgtggaccctactacagtttaaccagctcagctatagactacaccagcatgactagtatctatgtggaccctactacagtttaaccagctcaactatagactacaccagcatgactagtatctatgtggaccctactacagtttaaccagctcagctatagactacaccagcatgactagtatctatgtggaccctactacagtttaaccagctcagctatagactacaccagcatgactagtatctatgtggaccctactacagtttaaccagctcagctatagactacaccagcatgactagtatctatgtggaccctactacagtttaaccagctcagctatagactacaccagcatgactagtctctatgtggaccctactacagtttaaccagctcagctatagactacaccagcatgactagtctctatgtggaccctactacagtttaaccagctcaacAGTAGCATTATAATAATTGAGACAAAACCCAGGATAGAGGGGCTGAGTGAATGTGGTCTGGACTCTGTGGAGGAGGGTCATTGTGTCAGAGacactgtagaaggacagagtacctgccttgtgatccaggtacactcctactctggaggACTGAGGGCCTGATACTTTAGTCTCAACATTATTGTGTCTGAAACAATAACCACCACTATAGCACCTTAAACTCCAGGACTTGTTATTGAGTCCAAatccaccatctctctctgttctgctgaTGTCTTTATATGAGACTGCTGTATAAACATTACCAGTCCActccacctcccagtaacagcgtccagacagaccctctctacacagaacCTGACACCAGTTGGTGAATCTGTCTGGATGATCAGGATATGGTTGGACTTGGTCTGTACAGGTCACCTTTCTGTtcccttcagacagagagaggtgtgtgtgtgctgtgtttgggtccagtgtgagctgacaggaatctgggagaagagcagagcagagaccaaTGAGGGGAGTCAGAACAATAAGTTAAGTCAGATACTGTATCTACCCTGTCTTTGATTAGAGCACAGCAGAGATCAAATCAGAGACATATGAGGAGTCAGATAGATACCCAGTCTTTGATTAGATCTACTATTGCTATATATTTCTAGAGGGATTGTTAGGAGTGTCAGTAAAAAGAGACtgttagttacttcacaataaagagactcacattgtaacaactgttctctggtcttgggctctggaggcagtacaacatccactatattcactacagacacacaaacacattgacagagagagggaatgttatcatcagaccatattccacatgtatatgactagtagggaactttcaatggtctaaagttgatgttcttattgttttcaacacacctgtagtggagatcttggtccattctcctttaaggaagtcttctagtttctctctcagttcagacacagtcttactcacatctccaaagtactgaagaggacggacaacgatgctgggtaagtctgaagatacactgatactggagagagactgataactctggagagagagagagagagacagacagacagagagagagtgagggacagagagagagggacagagagagagagagagggacggagagagagagggagagggacagagagagcaagggacagagagagggacagagagagagagagggacggagagagagagggagagggacagagagagcaagggacagagagagggatagagagagagagagggacagagagagagagagagagagggacagagagagcaagggacagagagagggacagagagagagggacggagagggagaggtacagagagagagagagagggactacaccagcatgactagtcccacaatttatttatatataaatatatatatattttgtatatatatacatatatattttatttttatttttcgatatgtatactttgacaatgtaagtaataacgaacctaccatgtcaataaagtcaattgaattgaattgaattgaattgagagagggacagagagagagagagagagggacagagagagagagagagagagagagggacagagagagagagagagggacagagagagagagagagagagagagggacagagagagagggacagagagagagggagagatagggaccgacagagggagagagagggaccgacagagggagagagagggaccgacagagggagagagagggaccgacagagggagagagagggaccgacagagggagagagagggaccgacagagggagagagagggaccgacagagggagagagagggaccgacagagggagagagagggaccgacagagggagagagagggaccgacagagggagagagagggaccgacagagggagagagagggaccgacagagggagagagagggaccgacagagggagagagagggaccgacagagagagagagagagagagagagagaaagagagggacggacagagagagagagagagagagagaggtacagggagagagaggtacagggagagagaggtacatagacatagacatagagagagggagagacagacagagagacagacaggacaacataatgatgtagaTGAATAGTTTCACATGAAGTTAATTTCATATCACATGTAACAAGACAGTTTAGTTACCTGGAGGAAATGGATGTgatcctctgtgtgtgagagctgctccagctcagtgcttctcTTCCTCAGCTCAGCTATCTCCTGCTTCAGTTGCTCCAGGAGTCCTTCAGCTTGACTCACTTGAGCCTTCTCTTGGGTTCTGATCAGCTCCTTCACCTCAGAGCTCCTTCTCTCAATGGAGCGGATCAGCTCAGTAAAGATCTGATCACTGTCCTCCACTGCTGCCTGTGCAGAGCGCTgttaagagacagagagagagagacagagagagagggacagagagagagcgagagagcgagagagagcgagagagagaccgagagagagagagagagagagagagagagagagagagagagagagagagagagagagagagagacaacgatgctgggtaagtctgaagatacactgatactggagagagactgataactctggagagagagacagagagagagagagagagtgagggacagagagagagagggacagagagagagagggacagagagagacagagacagagagtacactgtggcagaatacctgaccactgtgactgacccaaacttgaggaaagctttgactatgtacagactcagtgagcatagccttgctattgagaaaggccgccgtaggcagacatggctctcaagagaagacaggctatgtgctcactgcccacaaaatgaggtggaaactgagctgcacttcctaacctcctgcccaatgtatgaccatattagagacacatatttccctcagattacacagatccacaaagaattcgaaaacaaatccaattttgataaactcctatatctactgggtgaaattccacagtgtgccatcacagcagcaagatttgtgacctgttgtcacaagaaaagggcaaccagtgaagaacaaacaccattgtaaatacaacccatatttatgcttatttatctaaacttgtgtgctttaaccatttgtacattgttacaacactgtatatatataatatgacatgtgtaatgtctttattgttttgaaacttctgtatgtgtaatgtttactgttaattcgttttgtttgtttcacttttgtgtattgtctacctcacttgctttggcaatgttaacacatgtttcccatgccaataaagccccttgaattgaattgaattgaattgagagacagagacagagagacaaagagagagacagagagacaaagagagatacagagagacaaagacagagacagagagacaaagagagacaaagagagagacagagagacagagacagaaagagagagacaaagacagaaagagagagacagagagagagagagagacagagagagagagagagacagagacagagacagagagagagacagagagagagagagagatagccatTGAGTCAGAACTCTGCCACCCTGCTCTCCAggtccaccaggccttgtcccccctcctgaacaggcaggtacagaacgccTCTTGGTCCtgatctactctcctccctcctggacagacaggtacagaacacctcttggtcctgctctactctcctccctcctggacagacaggtacagaacacctcttggtcctgctctactctcctccctcctggacagacaggtacagaacacctcttggtcctgctctactctcctccctcctggacagacaggtacagaacacctcttggtcctgctctactctcctccctcctggacagacaggtacagaacacctcttggtcctgctctactctcctccctcctggacagacaggtacagaacacctcttggtcctgctctactctcctccctcctggacagacaggtacagaacacctcttggtcctgctctactctcctccctcctggacagacaggtacagatcacctcttggtcctgctctactctcctccctcctggacagacaggtacagaacacctcttggtcctgctctactctcctccctcctggacagacaggtacagaacacctcttggtcctgctctactctcctccctcctggacagacaggtacagaacacctcttggtcctgctctactctcctccctcctggtacCCCCTCCAGTAGCCTGCCCCGTAGCAGAGCTAGACCCAGCCTCTGCCCCCTGAGTCCTagtaggctggacaatagaacgagtccAAACGGCCAAAGAACGTTGTCTGAGCTGGAACACCAGCGATGCCATAGCAAATGAATTGAAACGAACCTCCACAGAGCCTCTTTTGACTGGAATGATCCTTAGAATTCCATTTCCcctaaatggcaccaaaaaatgTCTCCCTTTTTATTTGACCACTAAAACCTGTTCTTAGGACCAAACTGGAAAATAACAACTTGTCTCCCCTCCTGGACCGCTTGGTGTTAAGtagcagactaggtgaaaaatttGTAAATCGCCTTTTTTAGGCAGATTTAGGCACTTAACCCtggtggctctggataagagtgtctgctaaatgactcacatgGAAACTTAAATACAAAGTTAACTAGAtatcatttgtgtcatttatagcctggtacagatagcaaaactacattaaatacaacatTATCTAGATATCATGTGTCATTTATAGGCTggcacagatagtaaaactacattaaatacaacgttaactagatatcctctgtgtcatttatagcctggcacagatagtaaaactacattaaatacaacgttaactagatatcctctgtgtcatttatagcctggcacagatagtaaaactacattaaatacaacgttaccTAGATATCATCGCCACATAACTTATGTGGAATTTAAAAGACACCGTTAACGTTACCGTTAGCTAACTAACAACGTCTGTTACACTGTAACTTACCGGCAGCCTCACATAAAAAAGTATTGGTTAACAAAGCTTTGATTATGACCAAAGTCTATAGTAgtgaaaagtctctctctctattgtaacTTACCACAAATTGCCATCATAGCCTATCTACATGAACGTGTCCTGTCAGAGTCTTTTCCTCTCCGTTAACCGTTAGCTAGCAGTCTCGAGCCACAGCTGACGTTGACCACAATGAGCTACAAGTAGGACTGACGTCACTACCGgtgcagcagcctctgcagcagcctcccccgggtcCTAGTGCCCGCCTGGTAATAcggttaagatgcgatggaacggttgacgggAAAACAACAAATCACAGAGAAAATATGTTGACTGATATATTGAATTGTTTAGGGTAGCTTTAGCTTTGGCTTTAATAAATTCAGAAAATACTTGAAAACCAAAAGAAAAAATAATAGTATCCCTCCTCAGGAACCACTAAACCCTCACAGACCAACCtcttcttctatgatataatGGCGGTCCACAAACCAACGTTAAAGGTGCAtggcgccacctactgtgctggagtgtgttCAATCACGGTTTACAACATTTCTAAATCCTCCTACCTAACTCAGTACTTCTGAGAATATAAAAAAGAGTCCTACTAACTTCTAATAGACCCTCCCCCGTCCCCCAAATCCCTTTCAAACCCCCCCAACCCCGTCCAACCTCAATGACCCTACACTtcaatctttccctctcttcaacatccttacaacaatataacaacacaTGCTCCACCGTTTCATTGACCGTACCCtccagacacaaaccattcacatgcTGCCAACCAGATGTAAGGACCAGTTCAATGTACAATGTCCTAAACACAATCGAGTAaacaccacctcttccttcctaatcTGACCTTTGATCCTTGGTCCACCGACCTTTAGAGGACATATAAATGCCGTCCCTTGTGCTCAGAGTCCCATCTCTTCTGCCACACATCTATCAAAATGTCTCTGATCTTACATTTGGCCTCACCTCTACCCAGTGGAACATTAATATCAATTATATCTTGTTTCAAAGCTCTTTTAGATAACTGGTCTACAATTTAATTTCCTTCCACACCTGAATGTGCTGGGACCCAGCAGAATCTCACTACTACACCCAATCTCTCAATTCTCCATAATAACATTGATACCTACAACTGTCCAACCAAAACCACTGCCTTGTCTACTAGTATATTCCCaacagtcatctagaacagtagcagtgggaTGCTCAACCTCACAGCCTTTCAACCCAATAAGCTAATGACAATTTATTACACCGTATATCCAAAGGCATCTCACCTGCCTCCACTACTAAGACACATACAGATGTTGATTTAAATGCACCAATACATATCCTTAAAGCTATATACTGGATTCTGTCCAGCTTCTGAAGACAAGTCTTTGCTGCTGTTCCATAAACGATACACCTGTAATCAATTGTTGTcctgatcagagctctataaatatccatcaacgattgtctgtcagcaccccattcataaccagagacccacacaaccaactactGTGAAAgtgatggaatgagagagagagacatcgttacaacactgtacatagacgtAATATAAcgtttcttcttctttggagttTAACGGTGGTTGGCATCCAATTGTTGCATTATCGCCCCCAACTGGACAAAATGGGAAAAAGAAGGGGAAATTATGATAATACTAAGTAACACCATTCCAACTAACCCTACagtcattaaaaacccactaccccattccactactttgaccctatctgctcctgcaccatgccaactaaccctacactcattaaaaacccactaccccattccactactttgaccctatctgctcctgcaccatgccaacgacctgggaggacgggacaccaccactcaacacaccctggaACTCTTGTGAAGTCAAATCTCGTATGACCAAATACTTCTCTGGTTCTGAACTCTTCACCACACCTTCTATCTCACTTAACTCTCCCTCATTCATTTacatttcacctccagaactcaGTCTGGCGCACgactcactctgtttgcacttgaattataacatttgaaatgtctctattcttttgaaaataaatgttgtgtaatgtttactgttcattcattattgtttattatctacttcacttcttTGGCATAATAaagatatgtttcccatgccaataaagatcTTTGAATTGAATAAAGAGAGTGCTCTATGTTAATGTATAGGGGACATGAGTCAGTCATGGTTACTCATGGTTATGTGATGAGGTAGCCCCGCCTGCTACTTCTAAATCAGTGTCGGTCCAATAGGGAATGGCCTCTTGGTGTAACGGTCAATATGTTGGTTTCTCCCACGGTAGACCTGGGTTCATATCCCGTCGGTTACATTAAACAGTCTGTTCTCTGAAAGGGGTCCAGACAGCCTGTTCCCAACAGTGGGGTTGGATAagaacccctctccctctctctgattggAGGAGAGAAGTGAAATGGTGTGTCTCCTCTGGTCAACAATACTCACCTTGAAAGACTTCACAGCTTTTTGGAGATTCttcagctccttctctctctcctggaatCTCTGCTGGACCTTCTTCTGACTCATCCCCAGCTGCCTCTGTGGAGAATCACTTCAATGAGCTATCAAGCTTTATTAGTCCAGTAGATCAATAGTATAGTCATGTGACATAGGACCCATAGAGAAGAAGGTCTACAATCTTGAGGAAGTCCCTTTACAATATTATATTATGTTGCTATGTGAATGATTATAGTTTTTATGGTCGGCATACATGTATCAAGGGGTTGAGACTGAACTTTGGACTCATAAAAGGCCATTCAGAATGATAATAGTGTTTGATTTTAGAAAATAGTGATACATTTGGAGAATCTGGGTTAACATATCTATATACTCAAGGTTTGTGTTCATATTTGTGGATCCATTTCATTTGAATTATCTCATATTCAAACAGATTTAGTTTTTACTGTATCTTTAATTTTTAGTTTATCAGACAGTCACCAACAAGTTGTTCTGGTCTTACCTGTTTCTCAGCCCTGTCTGCTGCAGCTGACACTgtatcatggcctttatgttcatccatTGTACACAGATAACAGATACACTGCTGATCGGTACGACAGTAAACGTCCAGCAGTTTGTCATGATGAGAGCAGATCTTCTCCTGTAGTTGTGCGGTGGCTTTGACCAGCTTGTGCTTCTTCAATGCAGGAGATTCATAGTGAGATtggaggtgagtctcacagtaagaggccagacatgccagacaggacatgagggctttctgctttctggtcccagtgcagaaatcacacgccacatctccaggtccagcatagcacagagcaggagggggagCAGCCTGGAGTCCTGTCTTCCTCAGTTTCTCCACCATATCAGCCAACATGTTATTTTTCCTCAGATTAGGCCTTGGAGTGAAGGTCTCTCTGCACTGAGGACAGCTATAGACCCTTTTCAGAACATCCTGATCCCAGCAGCCCTCAATACAGCTCCTACAGTAACTGTGTCCACAGGGGATGGTGACCGGCTCCTTCAgtagatccagacagacagaacaacagaactggTCCTGGTCCAACAGAACTCCCTGTTGAGCCATTTGGACGGTTgttcactctcacacagacagacgacaCAGAGACTCAGATCAGTTTCGTTTCCTCAGAAGAGAGTTTGTGAAGGGGAGGGAGTTCCTGGTTCTGCCAGAGGGCTGGGatagaggaagggaaggagggagggagtgagagagggaggggttagaggaagggagggagagagagaactgcaGGCAAAGTTGAGAAGGAGACAAATATTTTAGTTCCCAGGTTAGGACCCTTAATATGGAATAAATGAAATAGAGTGGTTAGAATATATAAACGGTAACAGTTTCTATGAAGTACATATCTATAATGCTTTTAATGAATGTTGTAATGTCTTAAACTGATATGCTGTGATACTAACTATTAGCGTCCATAATAACTCATACGTGGTTGTAAAACTGTACAATGTGTTCTAGATAATTAGCTacaatggggggaggggggactTGAAATGGAtacaatgtactgt harbors:
- the LOC120040997 gene encoding tripartite motif-containing protein 16-like: MAQQGVLLDQDQFCCSVCLDLLKEPVTIPCGHSYCRSCIEGCWDQDVLKRVYSCPQCRETFTPRPNLRKNNMLADMVEKLRKTGLQAAPPPALCYAGPGDVACDFCTGTRKQKALMSCLACLASYCETHLQSHYESPALKKHKLVKATAQLQEKICSHHDKLLDVYCRTDQQCICYLCTMDEHKGHDTVSAAADRAEKQRQLGMSQKKVQQRFQEREKELKNLQKAVKSFKRSAQAAVEDSDQIFTELIRSIERRSSEVKELIRTQEKAQVSQAEGLLEQLKQEIAELRKRSTELEQLSHTEDHIHFLQSYQSLSSISVSSDLPSIVVRPLQYFGDVSKTVSELREKLEDFLKGEWTKISTTVNIVDVVLPPEPKTREQLLQYSCQLTLDPNTAHTHLSLSEGNRKVTCTDQVQPYPDHPDRFTNWCQVLCREGLSGRCYWEVEWTGNVYTAVSYKDISRTERDGGFGLNNKSWSLRCYSGGYCFRHNNVETKVSGPQSSRVGVYLDHKAGTLSFYSVSDTMTLLHRVQTTFTQPLYPGFCLNYYNATVELVKL